The genomic DNA TGGGTGCCATGGCACCCAAAGCGCAGGTCGTGAGCGGTCGTTGTTTGGGCCGGCAGGTGTGGGAGCCGGGCGCGTGGTCGGCGCGCGGCTACGGCGTACCGCCCTCCAGCACCCCGTCCGTGACGCCGTGGTGCACCTGGAAGCCGGCCTCCTGCGGCGTCCGGTAGGCGCGCACCGGGATCAACACCAGCAGGCCCGCGACGAGGACGGCCATGATGCCGAGGATGCCCCAGTACTGCACGTGCCCCCCGCCGGTCACCGTCTCGCCCAGCCCGATGAAGAGCGTCCACCCCAGCGGCGCAAGGAAACTCAGCGCGCGGCCGGTCATCTGGTAGAGCCCGAAGATCTCGCCCTCCCGCCCGGGCGGGATGACCCGCGCGAGCATGCTCCGGGCCGCAGCCTGCGGCGGGCCCACGCACGTGCACAGGGCGAGCCCGAGGATCCAGAACACGATCGCCCCACCGGCGTGGAAGAAGAAGATGCCGAGTCCCGCCACGATGGTGATGACCAGGGACGCCATGATGATCGGCTTGGGCCCGATCCGGTCGTCGAGCGAGCTGACACCCACCGTCACCACCCCGGCCACCAGGTTGGCCGCGATCGCGAAGATGATCACGCCCTGCTGGCTGAACCCGAACGTGCCGGCCGCGAGCACCCCGCCGTAGGCGAACACCCCGGCCAGGCCGTCTCGGAACAGCGCCGACCCGATGAGGAAGCGCAGCGTGTTCGGGCTCTCACGGGCGATGCGGCGCACCGTGTGCGCCAACGCTCGGTACGCCGCGAGCAGGGACTCCCGCTGCGGCGGCTCGGCCGGGCGGCCCCGGTCGCGCAGCACCACGAGGATCGGCAGCATGCCGACGAGGAACCACACCGCGGTCAGCAGCATCGTGGCGCGGATGTTGCGGGCGTCGTCGCTGGGGATCGGGATGAAGTGCCCCGGCACGACGAAGCCGAACAGGATCAGCACGAGCAGGGCGATGCTGCCCAGATAGCCCGAGCCCCAACCGATCCCCGAGATCCGGCCCACGGTCGCGGGCGTGGAGACGTGCCGCAGCAGCGAGTTGTAGTTGACCGCCGAGAACTCCCAGAAGATCTGCGCGACCACCAGCATGAAGATCCCGGGCCACAGCCAGGCGGGATCCGGTCGCACGAACCACAGCCCCACGATGAGCCCCAGCACGATC from Austwickia sp. includes the following:
- a CDS encoding MFS transporter, which encodes MSAPGSPAPAPAPGAPGDAGPAGAPKRLLNRESLAWVWYDLGTSGFNSVVVTFVYSVYVTSSAFGDTDANSQALGTGGYIAAAIVALFAPVLGHRADRTRRPTLWLGINSTIVLGLIVGLWFVRPDPAWLWPGIFMLVVAQIFWEFSAVNYNSLLRHVSTPATVGRISGIGWGSGYLGSIALLVLILFGFVVPGHFIPIPSDDARNIRATMLLTAVWFLVGMLPILVVLRDRGRPAEPPQRESLLAAYRALAHTVRRIARESPNTLRFLIGSALFRDGLAGVFAYGGVLAAGTFGFSQQGVIIFAIAANLVAGVVTVGVSSLDDRIGPKPIIMASLVITIVAGLGIFFFHAGGAIVFWILGLALCTCVGPPQAAARSMLARVIPPGREGEIFGLYQMTGRALSFLAPLGWTLFIGLGETVTGGGHVQYWGILGIMAVLVAGLLVLIPVRAYRTPQEAGFQVHHGVTDGVLEGGTP